In Oncorhynchus tshawytscha isolate Ot180627B linkage group LG28, Otsh_v2.0, whole genome shotgun sequence, a genomic segment contains:
- the LOC112226877 gene encoding potassium voltage-gated channel subfamily H member 2, translating to MPVRRGHVAPQNTFLDTIIRKFEGQNRKFIIANARVENCAIIFCNDAFCGMCGYTRAEVMQKPCTCSFLYGPHTKRPAVAQFAKALLGSKERKVDISLYTKDD from the exons ATGCCGGTTCGGCGGGGACACGTGGCTCCTCAGAACACTTTTCTGGATACAATCATCAGAAAATTCGAAGGACAGA ATCGCAAGTTCATCATCGCAAATGCTCGTGTGGAAAACTGTGCCATCATCTTCTGCAACGACGCCTTCTGTGGCATGTGCGGGTACACACGCGCTGAGGTCATGCAGAAGCCGTGTACCTGCAGCTTCCTGTATGGACCGCACACCAAGAGGCCTGCCGTGGCCCAGTTTGCCAAGGCTCTGCTGGGCTCCAAGGAGAGGAAGGTGGATATCTCCCTCTACACCAAAGATG ACTAA